One part of the Lytechinus pictus isolate F3 Inbred chromosome 3, Lp3.0, whole genome shotgun sequence genome encodes these proteins:
- the LOC129256209 gene encoding uncharacterized protein LOC129256209, with protein MNCLLYFFIGALCLNQGFAQSTNLHEEEAPGVAKRSIDDGPQSIQHIIHRRDDGSKPSNPHNPFPGGGGQTNALPHRRSVDDVLAHGDGDIMPIPHVIHKRQQESSNEGYEILDNEPPPPLRTRGKK; from the exons ATGAACTGTTTGTTGTATTTCTTCATTGGAGCTCTGTGCCTTAATCAAG GCTTTGCTCAGAGTACTAATCTTCATGAGGAGGAAGCTCCAGGAGTTGCTAAACGTTCTATTGATGATGGTCCACAAAGCATTCAACACATCATCCATAGGCGAGATGACGGATCCAAGCCTAGCAACCCCCATAATCCGTTTCCTGGTGGTGGAGGCCAAACAAATGCACTTCCTCATAGGCGCTCCGTAGACGATGTCTTGGCCCATGGCGATGGGGATATCATGCCAATTCCTCACGTCATTCATAAGAGGCAACAAGAGTCGTCCAATGAAGGATATGAAATACTTGATAATGAACCGCCCCCACCTCTACGAACAAGAGGAAAGAAGTAA
- the LOC129255481 gene encoding muscarinic acetylcholine receptor M1-like yields the protein MDSVKTVFVTEDAFLTTQYGFDFDNITYLTQDFYLTSPSLTTTDKPIEDEYGGPTRLDVILGVAMVFLIIPTVTGNALILIAFWKTRRLRTYFNYFICSMAFSDLTIGAINMPIYSIEFFRGRWPFGPMACLIFSIIDHVFVHVSVLSVVVIAIDRYKSLADPLTHLRRKSPCRAILVILTTYLIPIILWTWFVLFRKQGRNENCYTGKRGEFPFNFVTPFFLYLIPLVILASYCIAIYKIIRSRNCNRMSDKMRSSRLSLTDLSRPRENETKLSILSSMDISGSIKRGTLNPVCSTEDIDPIQIESYPGCKPDLNNAPEIGQSNIESTENVDSPNRKDLSVCSFGSENETVFTRESLATSDEFIEQGHLSHGRNDKEDADYDVDTPTTQSQTYSASKHRVYTAHNKMQLKEPASEGRVASTEGLSMSKPSEENRKAVRTLSFIVLALVVSWSPWVIFVFIENICGNNCNVESVYHVSI from the coding sequence ATGGATTCAGTCAAAACCGTTTTTGTAACAGAAGATGCATTTCTTACCACTCAGTACGGTTTTGATTTCGACAATATAACATACCTCACTCAAGATTTCTACTTAACATCGCCATCATTGACTACAACAGACAAACCCATTGAAGATGAATACGGAGGTCCAACTAGACTTGATGTGATTCTTGGTGTCGCAATGGTGTTCTTGATCATTCCTACTGTCACTGGGAATGCCCTCATACTCATAGCATTTTGGAAGACACGTCGTCTTCGCACGTacttcaattatttcatttgtagcATGGCGTTTTCTGATCTTACCATTGGCGCCATCAACATGCCCATATACTCTATTGAGTTTTTCCGTGGTCGGTGGCCGTTTGGTCCCATGGCGTGTCTTATTTTCTCCATCATCGATCATGTTTTTGTCCACGTTTCCGTGCTATCAGTGGTGGTCATTGCCATCGATCGTTACAAATCTTTAGCTGATCCCTTAACACATCTCAGGAGAAAGTCTCCTTGTCGTGCTATTTTAGTGATACTCACAACTTATCTGATTCCAATCATCTTGTGGACTTGGTTTGTTCTCTTTCGAAAGCAAGGCAGAAACGAAAACTGTTACACAGGAAAACGCGGAGAATTTCCGTTTAATTTCGTCACACCCTTTTTTCTCTACCTGATTCCTCTTGTAATTTTAGCCTCCTATTGCAtcgccatctataaaattataaggAGTCGAAATTGTAACCGGATGTCGGATAAAATGAGAAGTAGTCGGCTTTCACTCACAGATTTGAGTCGACCTCGGGAAAACGAGACCAAACTTAGCATTCTGTCTTCTATGGATATTAGCGGTTCTATTAAAAGAGGGACTCTGAATCCAGTTTGCTCAACAGAAGATATTGATCCAATTCAGATTGAGAGCTATCCAGGATGCAAGCCGGATCTCAACAATGCACCTGAAATCGGACAGTCGAATATTGAATCAACTGAAAATGTGGACTCTCCAAATCGAAAGGATCTTAGCGTTTGCTCATTTGGCAGTGAAAATGAAACCGTTTTTACAAGAGAATCACTCGCAACATCCGATGAATTCATTGAACAAGGACATTTGTCACACGGGCGGAATGATAAAGAAGATGCAGATTACGATGTCGATACGCCCACTACACAATCGCAAACTTATTCGGCCTCAAAACACAGAGTTTACACTGCTCACAACAAAATGCAGTTAAAAGAGCCAGCTAGTGAAGGGAGAGTTGCATCAACAGAAGGCCTCTCGATGTCAAAGCCGTCTGAAGAAAACCGAAAAGCCGTTCGTACTTTATCATTCATCGTGCTAGCTCTGGTTGTATCATGGTCACCATGGGTAATCTTTGTATTCATAGAAAATATCTGCGGAAATAATTGCAACGTGGAAAGTGTGTACCACGTGAGTATATAA